One Periophthalmus magnuspinnatus isolate fPerMag1 chromosome 8, fPerMag1.2.pri, whole genome shotgun sequence genomic window carries:
- the LOC117375200 gene encoding jupiter microtubule associated homolog 1-like gives MTTTTTFQGMDPGSKSSSRVLRPPGGETSFSFGSEENTTPRKNKMASNIFAEPDDPHAHRRNNPPTGSATGTLCGEPSAPLRRCQQPILFPKNPEPELTTIHNSGAALVWSQKRQENGQEENNGCPDELEGEQEEHEPNQQKESPQPSAPSGGANAGGRRNPPGGKSSLILG, from the exons ATGACGACGACCACCACCTTCCAGGGAATGGACCCCGGCTCCAAAAGCAGTTCCAG GGTACTGAGGCCGCCCGGTGGAGAAACGAGCTTCTCTTTTGGATCGGAAGAAAACACAACCCCACGGAAGAACAAGATGGCTTCCAATATTTTTGCTGAACCTGACGATCCGCATGCCCATCGAAGAAACAATCCACCCa CTGGGTCGGCCACAGGGACTCTGTGTGGGGAGCCCTCTGCTCCACTGAGACGGTGCCAACAGCCAATCCTCTTCCCGAAGAACCCCGAGCCTGAGCTGACCACCATTCACAACTCtggtgctgctctagtgtggaGCCAGAAAAGACAG GAAAATGGCCAAGAGGAAAATAATG GCTGTCCTGATGAACTTGagggggagcaggaggagcatgAGCCAAACCAACAAAAGGAGTCGCCACAGCCGTCCGCTCCATCGGGAGGAGCCAATGCCGGGGGCAGAAGAAACCCACCTGGGGGCAAGTCCAGCCTCATCCTGGGATAA
- the si:rp71-81e14.2 gene encoding uncharacterized protein si:rp71-81e14.2 yields MSVLCRVYWGFFAVFCISASTTLCTQVEWKNAGASITIKCGFKNKDASSITVMKVMKGLNKNINFFYKMRDKKTILAFSDRTKTYGTFPNFQILLTNLTINDTGVYWCMYRDEIMKEADGDGSLLLVVRDPIHGGDKRTDSTESCNPTEPDKNLILTSVVISSTVLFAIFVALLLLAIRKIKYFRGENKSRPVPRNDVYEDMRSTIRR; encoded by the exons ATGTCTGTACTGTGCCGTGTTTACTGGGGTTTCTTTGCTGTCTTCTGCATCTCTGCCTCCACAACTTTATGCACACAAG TGGAATGGAAGAATGCAGGGGCATCCATCACCATCAAATgtggatttaaaaataaagatgcTAGTTCAATAACAGTGATGAAAGTGATGAAAGGcctgaataaaaacattaacTTTTTCTACAAAATGAGAGATAAGAAAACCATCCTTGCTTTTTCTGATAGAACAAAGACTTATGGAACGTTCCCCAATTTTCAAATTCTGCTGACGAACCTGACAATAAATGACACTGGGGTGTACTGGTGTATGTATAGAGATGAAATAATGAAAGAAGCTGATGGTGACGGATCCTTGCTGTTGGTTGTAAGAG ATCCCATCCATGGAGGAGACAAGCGTACAGATTCAACTGAATCTTGCAACCCAACCGAGCCAGACAAAAACCTGATATTGACATCTGTGGTCATCTCATCTACAGTGCTGTTCGCTATCTTTGTAGCTTTGCTTCTGTTGGCAATCCGAAAG ATCAAGTATTTCCGTGGAGAAAATAAATCAAGGCCTGTTCCTCGTAATGATGTGTATGAAGACATGCGAAGCACCATAAGAcgctga